From the genome of Candidatus Nitrosocosmicus oleophilus, one region includes:
- a CDS encoding right-handed parallel beta-helix repeat-containing protein: protein MKRLASFISATCFVSVFVIILTFSGLGLINIASFAQEPDQNSDSSDKSSNTDCIGYNTDEENGKNTITVSCSHPTTLTDIYNSIQNQEILNRENNSNQSTWILDATIIVEKDSTLVINSSDTKWLKILAGDKNGDGDRDIVNSITVFGNLIIDSVKITSWDPKNNDVIKFEVDILPSREFEHTGIDAIPRPYIKTEDETSGTMNITNSEIAYLGYECGSGCSGISYYGNNGTSIVKNNEIHHDRFGFYSVGVGGVVLEDNNVHDNFMYGFDPHTATHDMIIRNNTVHDHGAMGIICSLDCYNITIEGNEVYNSAGSGIMFSRNMSDSVARNNDVHDEEKCIFLSQSPNNEVYDNDISNCESQGIYLYHNSIGNKVYNNTLTNATEGIEESDDSQGTNEISNNTIV from the coding sequence TTGAAACGGCTAGCGAGTTTCATTTCAGCAACGTGTTTTGTATCGGTTTTCGTTATCATATTAACATTCAGCGGACTTGGTTTAATAAATATCGCGTCGTTCGCTCAGGAGCCTGATCAAAATAGTGATAGTAGTGATAAAAGTAGTAATACTGACTGTATTGGTTATAATACTGACGAGGAAAATGGTAAAAACACGATTACTGTGTCCTGCTCACATCCTACAACTCTTACCGATATATACAATAGTATTCAAAATCAAGAGATTCTAAATAGAGAAAATAATTCCAATCAAAGTACTTGGATATTAGATGCAACCATAATAGTCGAAAAAGATTCAACACTTGTGATTAATTCGAGTGATACCAAATGGCTCAAGATATTAGCTGGAGATAAGAACGGTGATGGTGACCGAGATATTGTGAACTCTATTACGGTTTTTGGTAATTTAATTATAGATTCGGTAAAAATTACTTCATGGGATCCTAAGAACAATGATGTTATAAAGTTTGAAGTTGACATACTCCCTAGCAGAGAATTTGAGCATACCGGTATCGATGCTATACCAAGACCTTACATAAAAACAGAAGATGAAACTTCTGGAACAATGAATATTACCAATTCTGAAATTGCTTATCTAGGTTATGAATGCGGTAGCGGTTGTTCTGGTATTAGTTACTACGGAAACAATGGAACAAGTATAGTAAAGAATAATGAGATTCACCATGACCGGTTTGGATTTTATTCCGTTGGTGTAGGTGGTGTAGTTTTAGAAGATAATAATGTTCATGATAACTTTATGTATGGTTTTGACCCCCATACTGCAACTCATGATATGATTATCAGGAACAACACAGTGCATGACCATGGTGCAATGGGCATAATATGCTCACTTGATTGTTACAATATTACAATCGAAGGTAATGAAGTATATAACAGTGCAGGGTCTGGAATCATGTTTAGTAGAAATATGTCTGATTCTGTTGCTAGAAATAACGATGTTCACGACGAGGAAAAGTGTATATTCTTATCTCAATCGCCAAACAACGAAGTTTATGATAATGACATCAGTAATTGTGAGAGTCAAGGAATCTATCTATATCATAACTCTATCGGAAATAAAGTCTATAACAACACCTTAACCAATGCTACAGAAGGAATCGAAGAAAGCGATGATTCACAAGGGACCAATGAAATATCAAATAACACTATTGTGTAG